Proteins encoded within one genomic window of Phototrophicus methaneseepsis:
- a CDS encoding (Fe-S)-binding protein: MLSPIEKLLFILLALFSIGATYAGLRDMYAVIQRGEGKLHFSGILGRAWKALRIYITQETTLKTRRFVSLIHWGVVLGFTYYILVNIIDVLAGLFEEVEQALENLDGFGLAVYDAYRLMGDVLSVVVLVGVAYFILRRLVLPNKDDLTYHDNILLHPKVAHGSQLTDSMIVAIFILLHVGARFLGESVIIAGSEGDVFMPFATLVSPIFGSDAAANEGLRHLLWWVAIGGILLFTPYFPYTKHAHLFMAPANFLTRPKRTSLGELRPIDFEDEDREQFGADKLEHLPMTQILDAFACIQCNRCQDVCPAYVTGKELSPSALEVNKRYYINEHMTELANGEESDWSLMGTTISESAIWACTSCAACIDICPTGNEPMMDIFDIRRNQVLMEADFPDELAAAFNGMERQGNPWGIGESRFAWADGLDVPVPTVEENPDFDILYWVGCAASYDDRAKNTARSLVKVMNAAGVNFAVLGEMENCTGDSARRGGNEYLYFELASANVETLNEVNPPRIVVTCPHCLHNLGKEYHQFGGEYEVIHHTELIEELIQAGKLPATARPGTWSNVTFHDPCYLGRHNDIVEAPRNALSSLGVDLIEMPRNKKNSFCCGAGGAQFWKEEEHGEQAVNLARYEEAMQTGADVVAVGCPFCMQMFESARSDKGEGPQVKDVVELIAEQMTVPAGD, from the coding sequence ATGCTATCCCCCATCGAAAAGTTGCTATTTATTCTGCTAGCCCTGTTCTCAATCGGCGCGACCTATGCAGGGTTGCGCGATATGTACGCCGTCATCCAACGTGGCGAAGGCAAACTGCACTTTAGCGGCATCCTGGGGCGAGCATGGAAGGCATTACGTATCTACATCACCCAGGAAACAACGCTCAAAACGCGCCGCTTCGTCAGTCTGATTCACTGGGGTGTCGTGCTCGGCTTCACTTATTACATCCTTGTCAACATCATCGATGTTCTGGCGGGCCTGTTCGAAGAAGTGGAACAAGCCCTGGAAAATCTCGATGGATTCGGGCTAGCGGTTTATGATGCTTATCGGCTGATGGGCGATGTGCTCAGCGTGGTGGTATTGGTTGGCGTCGCTTACTTTATTTTGCGGCGGCTGGTCCTGCCCAATAAAGACGACCTCACCTATCATGATAATATCTTGCTGCATCCCAAGGTCGCCCATGGCAGCCAACTAACAGATTCTATGATCGTGGCGATTTTTATCCTGCTGCATGTGGGCGCACGCTTCTTGGGCGAATCTGTCATCATCGCTGGGAGCGAAGGCGACGTCTTTATGCCGTTTGCAACGCTCGTCTCTCCCATATTCGGCAGTGATGCCGCCGCCAACGAAGGGCTACGCCATCTGCTGTGGTGGGTCGCTATTGGGGGCATTCTGTTGTTCACCCCTTACTTCCCCTATACCAAACATGCGCACCTATTCATGGCCCCGGCTAACTTCCTGACACGCCCCAAGCGCACGTCATTGGGCGAACTACGCCCCATCGATTTTGAAGACGAAGACCGCGAGCAGTTCGGCGCGGATAAGCTGGAACACCTGCCCATGACGCAAATCCTGGATGCCTTCGCCTGCATTCAGTGCAACCGCTGCCAGGATGTATGCCCCGCTTACGTCACAGGCAAAGAGCTATCCCCTTCCGCGTTGGAAGTCAATAAGCGTTACTACATCAACGAGCACATGACCGAACTGGCGAATGGCGAAGAATCAGATTGGTCCCTCATGGGTACCACCATCAGCGAATCTGCCATTTGGGCCTGCACAAGCTGCGCAGCTTGCATCGACATCTGCCCAACTGGCAATGAGCCTATGATGGACATCTTCGACATTCGCCGCAATCAGGTCCTTATGGAGGCAGATTTCCCGGATGAACTAGCCGCTGCCTTCAACGGTATGGAGCGCCAGGGCAACCCCTGGGGCATCGGCGAGAGCCGCTTTGCCTGGGCCGATGGTCTGGATGTCCCCGTGCCTACTGTCGAAGAAAACCCAGATTTCGACATCCTCTATTGGGTGGGCTGCGCCGCCAGCTACGACGACCGCGCCAAGAATACAGCACGCTCCCTGGTCAAAGTGATGAACGCCGCGGGGGTTAACTTCGCCGTCCTGGGCGAGATGGAAAATTGCACTGGCGACAGTGCCCGTCGTGGTGGCAATGAATATCTATACTTTGAACTCGCTAGCGCCAATGTCGAAACGCTCAATGAAGTGAATCCGCCGCGTATCGTCGTCACCTGCCCACACTGCCTGCATAACCTGGGCAAAGAGTATCACCAATTTGGCGGCGAATATGAAGTCATCCATCACACAGAACTTATCGAAGAATTGATCCAGGCAGGCAAGTTACCGGCCACAGCCCGCCCAGGCACATGGAGCAACGTCACCTTCCATGATCCCTGCTACCTGGGCCGTCATAATGACATCGTTGAAGCGCCGCGCAATGCCCTTAGCAGCCTGGGCGTAGACCTCATCGAGATGCCGCGCAACAAGAAAAATTCGTTCTGCTGTGGCGCGGGGGGTGCGCAATTCTGGAAAGAAGAAGAACACGGCGAACAAGCCGTCAACCTCGCTCGCTACGAAGAAGCCATGCAAACAGGTGCAGACGTCGTCGCGGTGGGCTGCCCTTTCTGTATGCAAATGTTTGAATCCGCCCGCAGCGATAAAGGTGAAGGGCCGCAGGTCAAAGACGTGGTCGAACTCATCGCGGAGCAGATGACGGTCCCGGCTGGCGACTAG
- a CDS encoding alpha-ketoacid dehydrogenase subunit beta yields MTTATETNTAVRTMTLIQALTEAMDEELARDERIFITGEDVGPRGGVFRATMGLYEKYGPERIVDSPLGEISIAAVGIGAAVAGLRPICEMQFADFIHPAFNQIVSEAAKMYYRSNGHWPLPMVIRAPYGGGIGGGLYHSQSVEAFFAHVPGLKVVIPSTPYDAKGLLKSAIRDNNPVMFFEPKKGYRAIKGEVPDGDYTVPIGPARIAREGTDLSVYAYGMMAHYSTIAAQMVARNHDIDVEVVDIRTLLPLDKETLLKSFKKTGKALIVYEDNLTMGFGAEVAAILADEGFEYMDGPIKRLAGPDVPAVPYSHALQEAFMPNPEKIAAAIRDIIAY; encoded by the coding sequence ATGACGACAGCAACCGAAACGAACACGGCTGTCCGCACGATGACCCTCATTCAAGCGCTGACGGAAGCCATGGATGAAGAACTCGCACGCGATGAGCGCATCTTCATCACAGGTGAAGACGTTGGCCCACGGGGTGGCGTCTTCAGGGCGACGATGGGCCTGTATGAGAAGTATGGCCCGGAACGCATTGTAGATTCCCCCCTTGGCGAGATTTCAATTGCAGCCGTTGGCATCGGCGCTGCTGTTGCAGGCCTGCGCCCCATCTGCGAGATGCAATTTGCGGATTTTATTCATCCGGCTTTTAACCAGATCGTCAGCGAAGCCGCCAAAATGTATTATCGCAGTAACGGGCACTGGCCCTTACCGATGGTTATCCGCGCACCTTATGGGGGTGGGATCGGCGGCGGTTTATATCATAGCCAGAGCGTGGAGGCGTTCTTCGCCCATGTACCGGGCCTGAAAGTCGTGATTCCGTCAACGCCCTATGATGCCAAAGGCCTGCTTAAGAGCGCCATCCGCGACAACAACCCGGTCATGTTCTTTGAACCTAAAAAAGGCTATCGTGCGATTAAGGGCGAAGTCCCCGACGGCGATTACACCGTCCCTATCGGTCCGGCACGCATCGCCCGTGAAGGCACAGACCTGAGCGTCTATGCCTATGGCATGATGGCACATTACAGCACCATCGCCGCGCAAATGGTCGCTCGCAATCATGATATCGATGTGGAAGTTGTCGATATTCGTACGCTGCTGCCCCTGGATAAAGAAACACTCTTGAAGTCCTTTAAGAAGACAGGCAAGGCGCTCATCGTCTATGAGGATAACCTGACGATGGGCTTCGGCGCGGAAGTCGCGGCTATCCTGGCAGATGAAGGTTTTGAATACATGGATGGCCCTATCAAACGCCTCGCTGGCCCGGATGTGCCCGCTGTACCTTACAGCCATGCACTCCAGGAAGCGTTTATGCCCAACCCGGAGAAAATTGCAGCCGCCATTCGCGATATTATCGCTTATTAG
- a CDS encoding thiamine pyrophosphate-dependent dehydrogenase E1 component subunit alpha, with protein MDSPVTQAQYATQLSDDTLRDMYRAMLLSRRLDERCWALHRQGKIAFHVSAIGHEGLQVAAAFALNRGIDFTYPYYRDLAFCIALGLTPLDFMLSVFGKAGEPSSGGRQMPSHWSSREKHIVSQSSVVAVQVPQAAGTAFAINYKRKVGLLAADDTTQPRLAYASVGEGGTSQGEWHEAMNWAGIHKLPFICMVENNQYAISVPFDKQSAVPLVERAHGYGVIGVQVDGNDVFATYDAVRAAAERAYTGEGATLIEAITYRLVPHSSDDDDRSYRTREEVQEWKQKDPLLRFQAELLNQGVLTQARIDAFEEAIQASITEAQQQAEAAPDPDIASGLSGVYAEETI; from the coding sequence ATGGATTCCCCCGTGACCCAGGCGCAGTACGCAACGCAGCTCTCAGATGACACTTTACGCGATATGTACCGAGCAATGCTGCTCTCCCGCCGCCTGGATGAACGCTGTTGGGCACTTCATCGGCAGGGTAAGATCGCCTTCCATGTTTCAGCCATCGGCCATGAAGGCTTACAGGTCGCAGCAGCATTCGCCCTCAATCGTGGCATCGATTTCACCTACCCTTATTATCGAGATTTAGCCTTTTGCATCGCGCTCGGCCTGACGCCGCTGGACTTTATGCTGTCCGTCTTTGGCAAAGCGGGCGAACCAAGCAGCGGTGGCCGCCAGATGCCCAGCCATTGGTCCAGCAGAGAAAAACACATTGTTAGCCAATCTTCCGTCGTCGCGGTACAGGTACCGCAGGCCGCCGGGACGGCCTTCGCCATCAATTACAAGCGCAAGGTAGGATTGCTGGCCGCCGATGATACGACACAGCCGCGTCTGGCCTATGCCTCTGTTGGCGAAGGTGGCACCAGCCAGGGCGAATGGCACGAAGCCATGAACTGGGCTGGCATACACAAATTACCCTTCATCTGTATGGTTGAGAACAACCAGTACGCCATCTCCGTCCCCTTCGATAAACAATCGGCTGTTCCCCTGGTAGAACGCGCACATGGCTATGGCGTCATCGGCGTCCAAGTCGACGGAAATGACGTCTTCGCGACGTATGATGCCGTCCGTGCAGCGGCGGAACGTGCTTACACAGGCGAAGGCGCAACGTTGATCGAAGCCATAACCTATCGGCTCGTGCCCCATAGCAGCGATGATGATGATCGCAGCTACCGCACGCGGGAAGAAGTGCAGGAATGGAAACAGAAAGACCCGCTTTTGCGCTTCCAGGCGGAATTATTGAATCAGGGAGTGCTCACGCAGGCGCGTATTGATGCCTTCGAAGAGGCGATTCAAGCGTCTATCACAGAAGCCCAGCAGCAAGCAGAAGCCGCGCCAGACCCGGACATTGCCTCTGGATTGAGTGGCGTCTACGCTGAGGAGACAATCTGA
- a CDS encoding radical SAM/SPASM domain-containing protein, which yields MYPAPRLVFWETTAGCNLKCIHCRRVTIADQLTPQDLTTEESFQLIDQIAAVGRPVFVLSGGEPLFRPDIYEIARYASDAGLPVALATNGTMIDDAVAQRIKDSGVRRVSISFDGSDAATHDMFRGLAGSFEAAKRGFKALRDVGLPVQINTTVAKHNEAQMESMRSLAKEIDAVGLHLFLLVPVGCGVSIAEEQMISAQEYERILNWLYDVEQQEPELQLKATCAPHYFRVMRTRRAEERRNGVEHELPASHDRQVHGHPSMHAATKGCLAGTGVCFVSHRGEIFPCGYFPVAAGNIRNENFADIWQDSPLFQQLRDPDQLEGKCGICQFKNLCSGCRARAYGTTGNYMAEEPFCAYDPQTRSLISVDAVN from the coding sequence ATGTATCCAGCGCCACGCCTTGTCTTCTGGGAGACGACCGCCGGTTGTAACTTAAAATGCATTCACTGCCGGCGTGTTACGATTGCTGACCAGTTGACGCCTCAGGATTTAACAACTGAAGAATCTTTTCAACTGATTGACCAGATTGCTGCTGTAGGTCGCCCGGTTTTTGTGCTTTCTGGCGGTGAGCCACTTTTTAGGCCTGATATTTATGAGATCGCACGTTATGCATCGGATGCGGGGCTGCCTGTCGCCCTGGCAACCAATGGCACGATGATTGATGATGCGGTGGCGCAGCGGATTAAAGATTCTGGCGTGCGGCGCGTAAGTATCTCTTTCGATGGCTCCGACGCAGCCACGCATGATATGTTCCGGGGCCTTGCAGGGTCGTTCGAGGCGGCCAAGCGGGGTTTTAAGGCACTGCGCGATGTGGGCTTACCTGTGCAGATCAATACAACCGTTGCCAAGCATAATGAAGCCCAGATGGAATCCATGCGCTCGCTGGCTAAAGAGATTGACGCCGTTGGCTTGCACCTGTTTTTGCTGGTGCCTGTGGGCTGTGGCGTCTCTATCGCTGAAGAGCAGATGATCAGCGCACAGGAATACGAACGCATCTTGAACTGGTTATACGATGTGGAGCAGCAGGAACCGGAGTTACAGCTTAAGGCGACGTGTGCGCCCCATTATTTCCGCGTTATGCGCACCCGCCGTGCGGAGGAACGCCGGAACGGTGTTGAGCATGAACTGCCCGCTAGCCACGATCGCCAAGTGCATGGGCATCCATCTATGCATGCTGCGACGAAAGGCTGCCTGGCCGGGACGGGTGTTTGCTTCGTCTCACATCGTGGGGAAATCTTCCCATGTGGGTATTTCCCCGTGGCCGCTGGCAACATCCGCAATGAGAACTTCGCTGACATCTGGCAGGATAGCCCTCTCTTCCAACAATTGCGCGATCCAGACCAGCTCGAAGGCAAATGTGGCATCTGCCAGTTCAAGAATCTGTGCAGTGGCTGCCGCGCACGCGCCTATGGTACGACGGGTAATTACATGGCTGAGGAGCCATTCTGTGCTTATGATCCTCAGACCCGCTCGCTCATTAGCGTGGATGCTGTGAATTAA
- a CDS encoding dihydrolipoamide acetyltransferase family protein, translating to MTTHITMPQLGESVVDGTVAEWLKQVGDPVQEYEPIVRVSTDKVDTEIPAPASGTLLAIHVHEGDTVDSGSILGVIGQSNENPVQADKPSNGHTQLHTHSATTTKSNSKPQNGSRYTGHVTPVVARMVAEHDINLAEISGSGRHGRITKKDVLAYMDESAADASATKPAEDIPPWEQPVDGDLFKPTVEYDFEEAATQAPTREAPTQKTATVESQKPTQTPSAQIAADAPGELIPHTPMRRSIAEHMVRSKLHTSPHVTTVFEVDLSHVVAHRQANKAIFDQQGVNLTYTPYFVAACIPAIRQYPVFNSRWEEEGIRLNPVVNMGIAVALDDGLIVPVLKNAQDYNLIGLARQINDLAERARSKRLSPDEVRNGTFTITNHGVSGSLFATPIINQPQAAILGIGAIERRVKVLESDAIAIRPCAYLSLTFDHRMTDGATADAFMNGIKQQLENWAKEG from the coding sequence ATGACCACACACATCACCATGCCACAACTTGGCGAGAGCGTCGTCGATGGGACTGTTGCAGAATGGCTCAAGCAAGTTGGCGATCCTGTTCAAGAGTATGAACCCATCGTGCGCGTCAGCACAGATAAAGTCGATACAGAAATCCCCGCACCAGCTAGCGGCACATTGTTGGCGATTCACGTTCATGAAGGCGATACTGTCGATTCAGGTTCTATCCTGGGCGTTATCGGCCAGTCTAACGAGAACCCCGTCCAGGCCGACAAACCCAGCAACGGCCACACACAATTGCATACACACTCCGCGACCACCACAAAATCAAACAGCAAGCCACAAAATGGCAGTCGCTATACGGGCCACGTGACGCCCGTTGTTGCCCGCATGGTGGCTGAACACGACATTAACCTGGCTGAAATTTCCGGCAGTGGGCGTCATGGCCGTATCACCAAAAAGGATGTCCTCGCTTACATGGATGAATCCGCTGCTGACGCCAGTGCAACAAAGCCAGCGGAAGATATCCCCCCTTGGGAACAGCCTGTCGATGGGGATCTGTTCAAGCCAACAGTCGAATATGATTTTGAAGAAGCAGCCACACAGGCCCCCACGAGGGAAGCCCCTACCCAAAAAACGGCCACCGTTGAAAGTCAGAAACCAACACAAACACCATCAGCCCAGATAGCCGCTGATGCGCCTGGGGAACTCATCCCACATACGCCGATGCGGCGCAGCATCGCGGAGCATATGGTCCGCAGCAAGCTGCATACATCCCCACATGTGACGACTGTCTTTGAAGTGGATTTATCGCATGTGGTTGCACATCGTCAGGCCAATAAAGCCATCTTCGACCAGCAAGGCGTCAACCTGACGTATACCCCCTATTTTGTGGCAGCCTGCATCCCGGCCATCAGGCAGTATCCGGTTTTCAACAGCCGATGGGAAGAAGAAGGCATTCGACTGAACCCGGTCGTCAATATGGGTATCGCCGTTGCGCTGGATGATGGGCTGATCGTACCCGTGCTGAAGAATGCTCAGGACTACAATCTCATCGGGCTGGCGCGGCAGATCAATGACCTGGCAGAACGTGCGCGTAGCAAACGCCTATCGCCGGATGAGGTGCGGAACGGCACCTTCACAATCACAAATCATGGTGTGAGCGGCAGCCTCTTTGCCACGCCAATCATCAACCAGCCCCAGGCTGCCATCCTGGGCATTGGCGCAATAGAAAGACGCGTCAAAGTGCTTGAGAGTGATGCCATCGCTATCCGTCCCTGCGCATACCTCTCTTTGACGTTTGATCATCGGATGACAGACGGCGCGACAGCGGATGCTTTTATGAATGGTATTAAACAGCAATTGGAGAATTGGGCAAAAGAGGGATAA
- the hisS gene encoding histidine--tRNA ligase has protein sequence MAQTKIKPRLAKGFRDFLPADMLKRQYVINTVERVFQMYGYEPLQTPVLEMRETLYGKYGEDAEQLIYSAQHGRSKSDEVAMRYDLTVPLSRVVGQYENDLNFPFRRYQISPVWRGERPQKGRYREFYQCDADIVGVAGMEADAEIISVMHSVYVQLNLPKPIIKINNRKLLTGMGVYSGVPDSQLPDLYRSVDKFDKIGADGVEKELVERGIPAEAVRRMMELIQSHEPGVKNLDVVEEAMGHIEAAQKGIQELREMASHLANLNVPEEAYAFDFTMVRGLSYYTGPIFETTIEEPNLGSITGGGRYDELIGLFRRESLPTVGMSLGIERIIDIMTELDLFPAQVSATVVDVLVTVFDDDTQAASANLAATLRAAGIRTELYMSDSKFKLGKQFSYADKKGIPLVATLGPEEIAQGKVGLKRLRDGEEATVSIADAAAKITEMVNI, from the coding sequence ATGGCCCAGACGAAGATTAAACCCCGCCTGGCGAAAGGCTTCCGCGATTTTTTGCCAGCGGATATGCTCAAACGTCAGTACGTGATCAATACCGTTGAGCGTGTTTTCCAGATGTACGGCTATGAGCCGTTACAGACGCCTGTTTTAGAAATGCGCGAGACTCTTTATGGCAAATATGGCGAAGATGCGGAGCAACTCATCTACAGCGCGCAGCACGGGCGCAGCAAAAGCGACGAAGTCGCCATGCGCTATGACCTGACCGTGCCGCTTTCGCGCGTGGTGGGCCAATACGAAAATGACCTGAACTTTCCATTCCGGCGGTACCAGATTAGCCCGGTATGGCGTGGCGAGCGCCCACAAAAGGGACGCTACCGTGAATTTTATCAGTGTGATGCGGATATCGTCGGTGTGGCGGGGATGGAAGCCGACGCCGAGATCATCAGCGTGATGCACAGTGTCTATGTGCAGCTCAACCTGCCTAAGCCGATCATCAAGATCAACAATCGCAAGCTGCTGACGGGCATGGGTGTTTATTCTGGCGTGCCGGATTCTCAGCTGCCGGACCTGTATCGCAGTGTGGATAAATTTGACAAAATCGGCGCGGATGGCGTCGAAAAAGAACTGGTCGAACGGGGTATCCCGGCTGAAGCGGTGCGGCGCATGATGGAACTGATTCAATCGCATGAGCCAGGTGTGAAAAACCTTGATGTCGTTGAAGAAGCGATGGGACACATCGAAGCGGCACAGAAGGGCATCCAGGAATTGCGTGAGATGGCGAGCCACCTGGCGAACCTTAATGTGCCTGAAGAAGCTTATGCCTTCGACTTCACGATGGTACGCGGCTTGAGTTATTACACCGGGCCCATCTTCGAGACAACCATCGAAGAGCCAAACCTGGGCAGCATCACGGGGGGCGGTCGCTATGATGAACTCATTGGCTTGTTCCGGCGCGAAAGCTTGCCAACGGTGGGCATGTCCCTGGGTATTGAGCGCATCATCGACATTATGACCGAACTGGATTTATTCCCGGCACAGGTTTCTGCAACCGTGGTCGATGTCTTGGTGACAGTCTTCGATGATGACACGCAGGCAGCTTCAGCTAACCTGGCGGCGACTTTACGTGCAGCGGGCATCCGTACAGAGCTTTATATGAGCGACAGCAAGTTTAAGCTAGGTAAGCAGTTCAGCTATGCAGATAAGAAGGGGATCCCGCTGGTGGCGACGCTTGGCCCAGAGGAGATCGCCCAGGGCAAAGTTGGCCTCAAGCGGCTGCGTGATGGCGAAGAAGCGACGGTTTCCATCGCTGATGCAGCGGCGAAGATTACGGAAATGGTGAATATCTGA
- a CDS encoding DinB family protein, translated as MTFTAIDFDPWFKKEAKLDDIGADLSLEDLRLATNQSIDHLLSLIEGLTDADITFDPVDEEADDPHAKPGEEKIGWSIAHIIVHVTASSEEGAAMSSLLARGIAASERPRYETPWQDVTTYAQCVQRLEESRRIRLAYFDAWPDEPHMDVLRAGVSERFEAYFGKVNATAAALMGLSHEVGHYDQIVDARQQALAARQTT; from the coding sequence ATGACTTTCACCGCAATTGACTTTGATCCCTGGTTTAAAAAAGAAGCAAAACTAGACGATATAGGCGCAGATTTATCGCTGGAGGATCTGCGGCTGGCGACGAACCAGAGTATTGACCACCTGTTGAGCCTGATTGAGGGGCTGACAGACGCGGATATCACATTTGACCCCGTTGATGAAGAAGCAGATGACCCCCATGCCAAGCCGGGCGAAGAAAAAATCGGCTGGAGCATCGCGCATATCATCGTCCATGTGACGGCTAGCAGCGAAGAAGGCGCGGCGATGAGTTCTTTACTGGCGCGCGGGATTGCAGCTTCTGAGCGGCCACGTTACGAAACACCCTGGCAGGACGTAACAACCTATGCTCAGTGCGTGCAGCGCCTAGAAGAAAGCCGCCGCATTCGCCTTGCTTACTTCGATGCCTGGCCGGATGAACCGCATATGGACGTCCTGCGGGCGGGCGTCTCTGAGCGTTTTGAAGCTTACTTTGGCAAAGTGAACGCCACAGCAGCCGCCCTGATGGGATTGAGCCACGAAGTCGGCCATTATGACCAGATTGTTGATGCACGTCAGCAAGCCCTGGCTGCCCGCCAGACCACCTAG
- the malQ gene encoding 4-alpha-glucanotransferase: protein MIALLQVVKPAFTKEVTMSLFPRSAGVLLHPTSLPGRYGIGDLGANAYRFVDWLADAGLTIWQVLPLGPTSYGDSPYQTLSAFAGNPNLVSLDLLVEDGYLTGDDLADVPDFPADHVDYGWIIPYHDEKLSVAYSRFNKSAPAADKKAFEAWCAEEASWLDDFALFAALKRHFGGRAWVEWPDKDLIAYEEQALEKARKEHAQAIDEQRFRQWLFFKQWLAVKAYANNKGIRLFGDIPIFVAHDSSDVWANQSRYYLDETGNPTVIAGVPPDYFSPTGQRWGNPLYRWDVMKDDNYRWWIARFKAILSLVDYIRIDHFRGFEAYWEIPATEPTAINGKWIPGPAHDLFFAVKAALGELPIIAEDLGVITEGVERLRDDFDLPGMKVLQFAWGDPQNPFLPHNHPQNAVVYSGTHDNNTTVGWWHSEVDDETRQFMQDYLAREVTTPHWTLIRLAMGSPAHTAIFPMQDVLALGAEARMNTPGKQGGNWTWRFTEADFDNENKYLLGQLTWLYMRRPDQQEKVYGDVAVKK from the coding sequence ATGATCGCTTTGTTACAGGTGGTAAAACCTGCTTTTACAAAGGAAGTGACTATGTCCTTATTCCCTCGTTCTGCCGGGGTATTGCTCCACCCGACGTCGTTGCCAGGGCGTTATGGGATCGGTGATCTGGGAGCGAATGCCTATCGTTTTGTAGATTGGCTGGCGGATGCTGGCCTGACAATCTGGCAAGTGCTGCCGCTGGGCCCCACCAGCTATGGGGATTCACCTTATCAGACGCTCTCCGCCTTTGCTGGCAATCCTAACCTCGTCAGCCTGGATTTGCTGGTGGAAGATGGTTATCTCACAGGGGATGATCTGGCAGATGTGCCGGATTTCCCGGCGGATCATGTCGATTATGGCTGGATTATCCCGTATCACGATGAAAAATTGAGCGTCGCGTACAGCCGCTTTAACAAGAGCGCACCCGCCGCCGATAAAAAAGCTTTCGAAGCATGGTGTGCGGAAGAAGCGAGCTGGCTGGATGACTTCGCCTTGTTTGCGGCGCTCAAGCGGCACTTTGGCGGCCGCGCATGGGTTGAGTGGCCGGATAAAGACCTCATTGCTTATGAAGAGCAAGCGCTGGAAAAAGCCCGCAAAGAGCATGCTCAGGCGATTGATGAGCAGCGATTCCGCCAGTGGTTGTTCTTCAAACAGTGGTTGGCTGTTAAAGCTTATGCCAATAACAAGGGGATTCGCCTATTTGGGGATATCCCGATTTTTGTGGCGCACGATAGCAGTGATGTATGGGCGAATCAGAGCCGTTACTACCTGGATGAAACAGGTAACCCGACGGTAATTGCTGGCGTGCCACCGGATTATTTCAGCCCGACCGGGCAGCGTTGGGGCAACCCGCTTTATCGCTGGGATGTCATGAAGGATGATAACTATCGCTGGTGGATTGCCCGCTTCAAGGCCATCCTGAGCCTTGTAGATTACATCCGCATTGATCATTTCCGTGGGTTTGAAGCCTATTGGGAAATCCCGGCCACAGAGCCGACCGCCATTAATGGCAAATGGATCCCCGGCCCGGCGCATGATCTCTTCTTCGCGGTGAAGGCGGCCCTTGGCGAACTCCCCATCATTGCGGAAGACCTGGGTGTTATCACAGAAGGCGTGGAGCGCTTACGTGACGACTTCGACCTGCCGGGTATGAAAGTGCTGCAATTTGCCTGGGGCGATCCACAGAATCCATTTTTGCCACATAACCACCCACAGAATGCTGTTGTCTACAGCGGCACGCACGATAACAATACGACAGTGGGCTGGTGGCATAGCGAAGTGGATGACGAGACGCGCCAGTTCATGCAGGATTACCTCGCCAGAGAAGTCACAACACCCCATTGGACGTTGATCCGGTTGGCGATGGGATCGCCAGCGCATACGGCTATCTTCCCGATGCAGGATGTTTTGGCGCTCGGTGCCGAAGCACGTATGAATACCCCCGGTAAGCAGGGCGGTAACTGGACGTGGCGCTTTACGGAAGCTGACTTCGACAATGAGAATAAGTATCTGTTGGGCCAGTTGACGTGGCTGTATATGCGCCGTCCCGACCAGCAGGAAAAAGTCTATGGCGATGTGGCTGTGAAG